A genomic window from Vanessa tameamea isolate UH-Manoa-2023 chromosome 7, ilVanTame1 primary haplotype, whole genome shotgun sequence includes:
- the LOC113401273 gene encoding chaoptin-like, translating into MKRIFGCAAKSNENGIIQFISLLLFLLPIYRAQNTLECTELIRNNKCSCYTFEDATYLDCQDTVIKNIKNALKRVTNVYSFSIYDLDGSEEALGPHFIPQGACIKHIHISRTNIRDMDDETFMPLRKCLETLSIVSSKIKFIPQKALSGMLKLMSLDLVSNNIEEIQSYSFYGLPLVKLNIKGNIIRRVSDTAFITLESTLSEIDLSENNLTSFPIISLANLKHLRTLKLAWNEIHSIENLENSNLLSLEYLDLDSNNFEFISEDCLKFSPSLRVLSFHFNFISNIHHRAFYSLINLKSLDLSHNRIKVLHTNLFQNNKKIEFIDLSHNHLHHIHGLLCNMPSLSRVFLSHNNILEVPIDSFFNSSKISIIHLDKNCIHTINSESFSDLENLEELQIDFNYLNQVPHSILSNNKNLTKLRLDNNKFSDLNNNTLVSLINLKDLRINNNELKHIAKNIFNNSIYLEEIHLNHNKITSIESGTFEKMSNLKFIALHNNKLIDIDNILPIINSQLTLLFLEFNQLSSISHIVLGPQRRLHQLNLKNNHLKFLSKATFSNLTYLTRLEMSHNELLIIDDFSFQRLNSARYLDLQHNKIKNITSYTFFGLSELEDLDLSNNKIVFIFDMAFNTLKKLRSINLSFNPLKILNKNLFQQGLPLSSLLLDNSEIELIENGTFQGLNNLKYLSLRNNSLKSSDLMCLNIPGLKYLSLSYNILDHLPVETFLNLPLLEILLLEHCNIEKIIEGSFINNNNLFKINIAQNIISDIPDKLFSTFNSITELNISNNFLDYIPYSMLDNFTLIETLDIADNLIPKIEISGLEKLTKLKSLILRKNEIQTISCSKKIILNELIQFDISFNRLDNLPEFIFDNFPNIQNINISHNNIMHFDFLLSYKKVGVSLINIDLSRNPAVSWTSTRKVDNSTLIDSLYELHISLTNLTNIEDITFELFTNLQHLYLQFNKIRRLSISPFSKLIFLESLDLSFNRITHLKTSNFRGLIKLNSLCLSNNNIESMESFDEDLSNLKLLDLSYNKLQNIINEHLINLKELTVLNLSFNNLKYLSATAFNNLNKIIQIDLEHNKLQTIPLDLLTSIETHIQDILIKDNIIICRCQKNNTWTWIQDHPKIFKSYEVICFNEDYPKEKCDFPLIVQLSIDKHNDNSILLTWLIRNRTAIKALKILYYNENLDSDVKLKDVDKNSSSFLITNLLPNMNYIVCVLTVYENTMINIDEENISVINETDHGLINITSKMRRNIAASIIAQSPASECGSFDTNRKPLAKIKTNKGFKMSSILNRRTGLIVGCCLGFVVFFVMVTVLLYTKFKERKRIAKSDPAWSEMNDYHSLQSKEDILQHSTTASTDNILLGMTKNRNISFEKIK; encoded by the exons ATGAAAAGAATTTTTGGTTGTGCGGCAAAAAGTAATGAAAATGGCATTATCCAATTTATTTCGTTGTTGCTTTTTTTGCTTCCGATTTACCGAGCTCAAAATACCCTGGAGTGCACCGAGTTGATAAGGAATAATAAATGTTCATGTTATACATTTGAAGAtg CTACTTATCTTGATTGTCAAGATACAGtcataaagaatattaaaaatgctcTCAAAAGAGTAACAAATGTATATTCTTTTTCTATTTACGATCTCGACGGCAGCGAAGAAGCTTTGGGACCACATTTTATACCGCAAGGCGCTTGTATCAAACATATACACATATCGCGAACTAATATAAGAGACATGGACGATGAAACATTTATGCCACTGAGAAAGTGCCTTGAAACATTAAGCATTGTATCcagcaaaattaaattcataccaCAAAAAGCACTCTCCGGCATGCTAAAACTAATGTCTCTTGATTTAGTTTCAAACAATATTGAAGAAATTCAAAGCTATAGTTTTTATGGACTAccattagtaaaattaaatattaaaggaaaTATAATTCGGCGCGTATCTGATACTGCATTTATAACTTTAGAGTCGACACTTTCTGAAATAGATCTTAGTGAAAATAATCTTACGTCATTCCCAATCATTTCTTTGGCCAATTTAAAACATCTTCGTACGTTAAAATTAGCTTGGAATGAAATACATTCAATCGAAAACTTAGAAAATTCTAATCTTTTGTCcttagaatatttagatttggaTTCcaacaattttgaatttatttctgaAGACTGCCTTAAATTTAGTCCGTCCCTACGAGTgttatcatttcattttaattttatttctaacattCATCATCGAGCATTTTATTcacttattaatttgaaatcattAGATTTGAGTCATAATAGAATCAAAGTATTACATACAAATctttttcaaaacaataaaaaaattgaatttatagatTTAAGCCATAATCATTTGCATCATATTCATGGCCTACTTTGCAATATGCCGTCTCTTAGTAGAGTATTTTTAAGCcataataatatacttgaaGTGCCAatagattctttttttaattctagtaaaattagtataatacaCTTAGATAAAAATTgcatacatacaataaatagtgAGAGTTTTAGTGATTTAGAAAATTTAGAAGAGTTGCAGATAGATTTCAACTATTTAAATCAAGTGCCACATAGTATTTTGTCAAACAAtaagaatttaacaaaattaagattagacaataataaatttagtgatttaaataataacacattaGTTTCTCTAATAAATCTGAAAGAtcttagaattaataataacgaGCTCAAAcatattgcaaaaaatatttttaacaattcaatttaCTTAGAGGAAATTCATTTAaaccataataaaataacttccaTTGAGTCTGGGACTTTTGAGAAAATGTCGAATCTTAAATTTATagcattacataataataaactaatagaTATCGACAATATATTGCCCATAATAAATTCTCAATTAACATTACTTTTCCTCGAATTCAACCAATTATCTTCTATAAGTCATATAGTACTGGGACCACAAAGAAGGCTACATCAActgaacttaaaaaataatcacttaaaatttttatcaaaagCAACGTTCAGTAATCTTACGTACCTCACACGATTAGAAATGAGTCATAACGAACTTTTAATAATCGACGATTTTTCATTTCAACGTTTGAATTCAGCGCGATATTTAGACTTGcagcataataaaattaaaaatataacatcttatacGTTTTTTGGTTTAAGCGAATTAGAAGACTTAGacctttcaaataataaaatagtttttatttttgatatggcTTTTAATACTTTGAAGAAACTAAGAAgcataaatttatcttttaatcccttaaaaatacttaataaaaacctttttcaGCAGGGATTGCCCCTAAGTTCTCTTTTATTAGATAATTCAGAAATAGAACTAATAGAAAATGGTACTTTTCAAggcttaaacaatttaaaatatctttccCTTCGGAACAATTCTCTAAAATCTAGtgatttaatgtgtcttaacatCCCGGGTTTAAAGTATTTATCACTATCATATAACATTCTCGATCATTTACCtgtagaaacatttttaaatcttcCACTTTTAGAAATCCTTTTACTGGAACACTGTAATATAGAGAAAATTATAGAAGGTAGtttcattaataacaataatctctttaaaataaacattgcacAAAATATTATCAGTGATATACCGGACAAGTTATTTAGTACATTTAACTCTATTactgaattaaatattagtaacaattttttagattatatacCATACAGTATGTTGGATAACTTCACTTTAATAGAGACACTTGATATAGCCGATAACTTAATAcctaaaattgaaataagtggTTTAGAGAAACTCACCAAATTAAAGTCTTTAATATTACGTAAGAATGAAATACAGACAATTTCgtgtagtaaaaaaattatactaaatgaATTAATACAATTTGACATTAGTTTCAACAGACTAGACAATTTACctgaatttatatttgataattttccaaatattcaaaacattaatATCTCACACAATAACATAATGCACTTCGATTTTTTACTTTCTTATAAAAAGGTAGGGGTATCATTGATCAATATAGATCTAAGTAGAAATCCAGCAGTAAGTTGGACATCAACAAGAAAAGTAGACAATAGTACCCTTATAGACAGTTTATATGAACTACACATTAGCTTAACAAATCTTACAAATATTGAAGATATCAcgtttgaattatttacaaatttacaacatctttatttgcaatttaataagATTCGACGTTTATCGATAAGCCCATTctctaaattaatttttcttgAGAGTTTAGATTTAAGTTTCAACAGAATTACTCATTTAAAAACAAGCAACTTTCGTGGtctaattaaactaaattcatTGTGTCTTTCTAATAACAATATAGAATCGATGGAATCTTTCGATGAAGATTTAAGTAATCTGAAACTTTTAGATCTttcgtataataaattacaaaatataataaatgaacatttaattaatttaaaagaattaacgGTCCTAAATCTatctttcaataatttaaagtatttatcagCTAcagcatttaataatttaaataaaataattcaaattgatCTGGAACACAATAAACTTCAAACTATACCATTGGACCTTCTTACGTCAATAGAAACTCACAttcaagatatattaataaaag ataatataattatatgtcgATGTCAAAAGAATAATACCTGGACTTGGATACAAGATCacccaaaaatatttaagtcatACGAAGTGATTTGTTTTAACGAAGATTATCCGAAAGAAAAATGCGATTTTCCTTTGATCGTTCAATTGTCCATTGACAAACATAAtgataattctattttattaacatgGCTAATAAGAAATCGTACAGCGATAAAGGctcttaaaattttgtattacaaTGAAAACCTAGACTCTGAT GTAAAACTGAAAGATGTTGATAAAAATTCAAGTTCGTTCCTTATAACTAATCTTCTACCAAATATGAATTACATTGTATGCGTCTTAACCGTGTATGAAAATACGATGATAAATATCGATGAAGAGAATATATCAGTGATTAATGAAACAGATCACGGATTAATCAACATTACGTCGAAAATGAGACGCAACATCGCGGCTTCTATAATCGCGCAATCACCAGCTAGTGAATGTGGTTCTTTTGATACGAACAGAAAACCTTTagctaaaattaaaacaaataaggGATTCAAAATGTCTTCTATTTTAAATAGACGCACTGGTTTAATTGTAGGTTGTTGTTTAggttttgtagtattttttgtcATGGTCACTGTTTTATTATACACtaaatttaaagaaagaaaaCGTATAGCCAAATCCGATCCAGCTTGGTCAGAAATGAATGACTATCATTCTCTGCAGAGTAAAGAAGATATTTTACAGCATTCAACGACAGCCTCTACGGATAATATCTTATTAGGAATGACAAAAAATCGCAATATATCTTtcgaaaaaataaagtaa